The Tenuifilum thalassicum genome includes the window GCGAGCAGTGTGTATGGTTACGGTTATCAGCTTCAGGGTACGCTCAATAACAATCTTTGAAAGGCTAGCTTTAGCAAGCCTAGCGTTAAGATATTCACGTATTTTACTATCTTCTAGTATTTTCTGAGCGTATTTTTTACCTCCGTACCAGTTGGAATCCCAACCACGGATTATTCCTAAACGGTTTGCTATTGGATTAACTTTCTGTCCCATGTAGCTGTTAGTTGTTAGATTCGTTATTAACTGCGCTATCAACCACTACGGTAACGTGGTTTGAGCGTTTACGGATTCTATGTGCCCGCCCCTGAGGTGCAGTACGGATACGTTTTAGCATCCTTCCTTCATCAACAAAAATCTCTTTGATATAAAGATTTGCATCCTCAATGCGTACATCAGAATTTTTAACTTTCCAGTTAGCCACTGCAGAAAGAATTAGCTTATGAACATCTTTAGCAGCGTGCTTACGGCTAAACTTAAGTATGTTGAGAGCTGTATTTACGTCTTTTCCACGTACCAGGTCAACAACTAAGCGCATTTTACGAGGCGAGGTTGGGCAGTTGCGCAAACGAGCAACTGCTTTATTTTTCCTCTCCGCTTTGAGCCTCTCGGCCATATTGTGTTTTCTTGCACCCATGTCTTTTTTCTTTTTCTCAATTCACTATTTCTTCTTATTACCTGCATGGCCACGGAAGGTTCGTGTGGGAGCAAATTCGCCCAGTTTATGACCTACCATGTTTTCGGTAATGTACACAGGAATGAACTTATTCCCGTTGTGAACTGCAATGGTGTGTCCAACAAAATCGGGAGATATCA containing:
- the rplV gene encoding 50S ribosomal protein L22, with the translated sequence MGARKHNMAERLKAERKNKAVARLRNCPTSPRKMRLVVDLVRGKDVNTALNILKFSRKHAAKDVHKLILSAVANWKVKNSDVRIEDANLYIKEIFVDEGRMLKRIRTAPQGRAHRIRKRSNHVTVVVDSAVNNESNN
- the rpsS gene encoding 30S ribosomal protein S19 — its product is MSRSLKKGPYIDYKLEKRIIQMNETNKKSVIKTWSRASMISPDFVGHTIAVHNGNKFIPVYITENMVGHKLGEFAPTRTFRGHAGNKKK